A single window of Micrococcaceae bacterium Sec5.1 DNA harbors:
- a CDS encoding ParB N-terminal domain-containing protein, whose amino-acid sequence MPIVEIRISDLEQDPIERSRPQLDPERVSYYLEHLAESAPVVVFSVNGHLLLADGHHRVAAAEQLGRSTLRANVREGSRGDALQFAIEIAQQQRSLSREQIMEAIARRGRRPENL is encoded by the coding sequence ATGCCGATTGTTGAGATTCGCATTTCTGACTTGGAGCAGGACCCCATCGAACGGAGCCGTCCTCAGCTGGATCCGGAGCGGGTGTCCTATTACCTGGAGCATTTGGCCGAGTCCGCGCCGGTAGTGGTGTTCAGCGTTAATGGCCACTTGCTTTTAGCTGATGGTCACCACCGCGTCGCAGCAGCCGAACAGCTTGGCCGATCTACCCTAAGGGCGAATGTGCGAGAAGGCAGCAGGGGAGATGCCCTGCAGTTCGCGATCGAGATCGCACAGCAGCAGAGGAGCCTTTCACGGGAGCAGATCATGGAGGCCATCGCGCGCCGCGGGCGTCGACCAGAAAATCTGTAG
- a CDS encoding DUF1254 domain-containing protein, whose translation MNRLILKYGRPLTVAILLIFAWVIFRRIVNGDEIMPLALAAVIVWGLGTPAFIFFWPRLTVHGYKKAILKHGLGQGPIPVNTLYAVPGTSSPSASHGSLMATGADDLLYIGGWLDLGNGPQVLHVPDMAERYFSLQFTDPSTSANFAYVGKRTTGTEVGDYVLSGPVWKGAMPTGMIQISSPANSVLVIGRVFVENDDDLPVAYSLAKQIQLAPLRQ comes from the coding sequence ATGAACCGCCTCATCCTGAAGTACGGCCGTCCCCTTACTGTTGCCATACTGTTGATCTTCGCCTGGGTCATCTTCCGGCGGATCGTCAACGGGGACGAGATCATGCCTTTGGCGTTAGCCGCAGTCATCGTCTGGGGGCTGGGAACGCCGGCTTTCATTTTCTTTTGGCCGCGGCTTACGGTCCATGGCTACAAGAAGGCAATTCTTAAGCATGGTCTTGGGCAAGGCCCGATCCCTGTCAACACGCTGTATGCCGTGCCTGGAACGTCGTCCCCTTCGGCCTCCCATGGGAGCCTCATGGCGACCGGAGCCGACGATCTTCTCTACATCGGCGGCTGGCTTGACTTGGGCAACGGGCCGCAAGTTCTGCACGTTCCAGACATGGCCGAACGCTACTTCAGCTTGCAGTTCACCGACCCGTCGACGAGCGCCAACTTTGCCTACGTCGGCAAACGGACCACGGGAACCGAAGTCGGTGACTATGTTCTCAGCGGGCCGGTTTGGAAGGGGGCGATGCCCACCGGCATGATACAGATTTCCTCACCAGCCAATTCAGTGCTCGTCATTGGGCGTGTGTTCGTCGAGAACGACGACGATCTGCCGGTCGCTTACTCGCTTGCGAAGCAAATACAGTTGGCCCCACTGAGGCAGTAG
- a CDS encoding cupin domain-containing protein: MLFTQSIDTRSLRPDNFDIHHCISKLESGLVMDIEGAPRLTVVQPGQGRQSSLGSIGVVFKLFGEHTNEQISIVEHPFPVGALVPPHTHTREDEYSIVLEGEIGFRSGEREAVLGAGGYITKPRGELHTMWNPGKVPARMIEVISPAGFEHFFWGLADQLEAGPPDPEAIGKLAAKYGLQFGEAPWLPEIIARYGLTPPMG; encoded by the coding sequence ATGCTGTTCACTCAAAGTATTGACACCCGTTCTTTGCGGCCGGACAATTTCGATATACACCATTGTATATCGAAATTAGAAAGCGGACTTGTGATGGACATTGAAGGGGCTCCGCGGCTGACGGTCGTGCAGCCGGGACAAGGGCGGCAGAGCAGCCTCGGAAGCATCGGGGTTGTGTTCAAGCTGTTCGGCGAACACACCAATGAGCAGATCTCGATCGTGGAGCATCCGTTCCCGGTCGGGGCCCTGGTTCCGCCGCACACGCATACCCGTGAAGATGAGTATTCGATCGTCCTTGAAGGGGAGATCGGGTTCAGGTCGGGCGAGCGTGAGGCCGTGCTGGGCGCTGGTGGCTACATCACCAAGCCGCGCGGGGAACTGCACACCATGTGGAACCCAGGCAAGGTCCCGGCACGGATGATCGAGGTGATTAGTCCTGCGGGGTTTGAGCATTTCTTCTGGGGATTGGCCGATCAACTCGAAGCCGGGCCACCCGATCCCGAGGCCATCGGCAAACTTGCTGCCAAATACGGGCTTCAGTTCGGGGAAGCCCCGTGGCTGCCGGAGATCATTGCCCGGTATGGCCTGACGCCTCCAATGGGCTGA
- a CDS encoding helix-turn-helix domain-containing protein has product MDSTRQRIVDAAVALHGSVGPARTTIAGVAEKAGVTRLTVYRHFPDDEALFSACSSHWRGQQQLPDPAAWSGHSDPLERLKFGLSDLYRFYRDGEAMLTRIYADKDALPKGHREDLETRNAYFRDVLCEPFSQQDRTGRLGAIMGHAISFWTWRSLCHDNGLSNEDAVKAICALVAIMAGTSDARQGETAALRTL; this is encoded by the coding sequence GTGGACAGCACACGGCAGCGTATTGTCGATGCCGCCGTGGCCCTCCACGGCTCGGTGGGACCGGCGCGCACGACGATCGCCGGAGTCGCCGAGAAGGCCGGTGTCACGCGCCTGACGGTCTATCGGCATTTTCCTGACGATGAGGCGTTATTCTCCGCGTGCTCCTCGCACTGGCGCGGACAGCAGCAGCTTCCGGACCCTGCCGCCTGGTCCGGGCATTCCGATCCCCTGGAACGGCTAAAGTTCGGCTTGTCCGACCTTTACCGCTTCTATCGCGACGGCGAGGCCATGCTGACGCGCATCTATGCGGACAAGGATGCGCTCCCGAAAGGACACCGAGAGGACCTCGAAACCCGCAACGCCTACTTTCGCGATGTCCTCTGCGAACCGTTTTCACAGCAAGACAGGACCGGCCGGCTCGGTGCCATCATGGGCCACGCTATTTCATTCTGGACGTGGCGGTCACTGTGCCATGACAACGGGCTTTCCAACGAAGATGCGGTTAAAGCCATCTGTGCTCTGGTCGCCATAATGGCCGGCACCTCCGACGCCCGGCAGGGGGAAACGGCGGCTCTCCGAACGCTGTGA
- a CDS encoding HoxN/HupN/NixA family nickel/cobalt transporter, protein MGVLASLERPKFSSARTARWRLTPVAGMAGTIIALHAVGWGVLVFSIVPQSLHLSSTQIFGMGIGTGAYLLGARHAFDADHIAAIDCTTRKLIGEGLRPLSVGFWFSLGHASVVFGLCALLAGGAQYLGILVGKDASPLREALGLAGTTISGVFLYILAALNVTLLIRVVVDFRRLRAGHAVPPETGSPTTLMVRVLRPVMRSITRPWQMYLVGLLFGLGFDTATEVALLVIAGGAATMALPWYAVLILPVLFAAGMSLFDTVDGWFMNLAYNWAFSKPDRRLQYNIVLTGLSAAVALSIGTVELISVVVAKTGTIGGALATIGSIDLTGLGYAIVGMFVLCWVLAACASRLRTGRKAPIRTRPAFSTPSRTMKP, encoded by the coding sequence ATGGGTGTCCTGGCTTCCCTTGAGCGGCCGAAGTTCAGCAGTGCAAGAACCGCGCGGTGGCGGCTGACTCCCGTGGCAGGCATGGCGGGCACCATCATCGCTTTGCACGCGGTGGGCTGGGGTGTTTTGGTTTTCAGCATCGTTCCTCAAAGCCTGCACCTCAGCTCCACACAAATCTTCGGCATGGGGATCGGAACCGGCGCGTACCTGCTAGGAGCACGGCACGCGTTCGACGCCGACCATATCGCAGCCATCGACTGCACCACCCGCAAGCTCATCGGTGAGGGCCTTAGGCCGCTCTCGGTGGGCTTCTGGTTCTCGCTCGGCCACGCCAGCGTCGTCTTCGGACTTTGCGCACTACTGGCAGGAGGAGCACAGTATCTCGGAATCCTCGTCGGTAAGGACGCCTCGCCCCTGCGCGAAGCTCTCGGGCTGGCTGGAACCACTATCTCGGGAGTGTTCCTCTATATCCTGGCGGCACTCAACGTGACTCTTCTGATCCGGGTCGTTGTGGACTTCCGCCGGCTTCGGGCTGGCCACGCAGTGCCTCCAGAGACCGGATCTCCCACAACGCTGATGGTCCGTGTCCTGCGGCCGGTCATGCGGAGCATCACGCGCCCGTGGCAAATGTACTTGGTAGGGCTGCTTTTCGGCCTGGGGTTCGACACGGCGACTGAAGTGGCCCTGCTGGTCATTGCCGGCGGCGCGGCCACAATGGCGCTTCCCTGGTACGCCGTCCTGATCCTGCCAGTGCTTTTCGCCGCCGGCATGAGTCTGTTCGACACGGTGGACGGATGGTTCATGAACCTCGCCTATAACTGGGCGTTCTCGAAGCCGGACCGCCGGCTTCAGTACAACATCGTCCTCACGGGGCTCTCCGCAGCCGTCGCGCTAAGCATCGGAACGGTGGAGCTGATCTCCGTGGTTGTTGCAAAAACCGGAACCATTGGAGGGGCACTGGCGACGATCGGAAGCATCGATCTGACCGGATTGGGCTATGCGATAGTCGGCATGTTCGTACTCTGCTGGGTCCTGGCCGCTTGCGCCAGTCGATTGCGCACCGGCAGGAAAGCGCCTATCCGAACCAGGCCCGCTTTTAGTACGCCGAGCCGGACAATGAAACCTTGA